Within Malus domestica chromosome 04, GDT2T_hap1, the genomic segment TGTGCGTGCGACGCATGTCCCTCCGTCGCGCAAAACTTCTTTGCGTAACGTAGGTTATCTGTCACACAAAGACACTTTGCGCGACAGAGGGACATGCGTCGCTCAAAGGAGTTTTGCGCGACGGAAGGACATGTGTTGCGCAaagacactttgcgcgacgcatgttaCTTCTTCTTGCaaacccttgtttttttttttggcaaaaatattttttatttaatttttaataaatattgtaattaaattctaaacaataattaataaaccaagaaaaagtatgtaattataaaatatatgaaaatgtacatacaagatgtttaaacataaaagaaaaaactacaacaagTAGTCTTCTAGGCTTAATGCATCAGGCTGTTGGGTATCGACTAGGCAAAGTGGTTGGGAGGTTGAAGGTAGAGCAAGATCAGGTGATGGCATCGGGATTTGAAAGCCGGACATCTGTAAGGCCCATAAAATCATACTCATCTTATAGTCTTGGGCCGATAACTGGGCTGCAATCTCAGCTTTCCGAACTGCTGCTTCGTCCTCCCAAACTCAATTCTTGACCAAGCCTATACAGAAGCATCACGAATTTGTGTGCGCCTCTCTCATTGACTGGAGAGGCAATAAGATATATTAAGAGCAGCCCCATCATACTGCTTGCTAATCAGTAGTCTATTTGTAACCGTCGCATTTCAGCATGGAAAGTCGAGCTTGAATTCAAAGTTCGATGAGCAAGACTCCTTATATCCTCTCATGAACAGTCTCGGGAAATTCTAACTAGCTCCTAAaggggagaaatttttagttgtgatgggaacacggatggtacaccacttgtttttatgcaagtggtggaaaattttaatttttaagttattaaccttttaacacatataACCCACCATTTACATAGGGACACGTAGTGTACCACTTCGTGTGACGgttcacactgaaaaatctctccccaGAAGGCACCTCCACTAATCATGTACTTGGCATTCACCTATGTGATATAAATACCCAATGTATATAAGTAGAAAGTCTAAGACATAAAGATGTTATCTAGGATCATACAAATTCACCTACCATGTTGTGCTCAGTGACAGAGTGCAAGCTCAATGTGGCGCCGGATTGGTACAACCTCATCATTAGCATTTTGTACAATCCATGGAAGTGCACCATCTTCTATCAAGAAAGATCTTCCATTCTTTATCCCTATAGTAGGTCAGCATATTGACATTACACCAAAAACGTAAAAATCTTAAATCGGACATTCCACCATAATACTAAGGGAACTATTCATGGAATATTTCTGACAAAGGCTCTTACCTTGAGTACATGCTCGTGATTCACATTTTACAAAGTCAGCAATTCCACGTGCCACTTGGGAAAGAACATTAGGATGCCCACACCTCACAATTCCTAGCAACGCCTTAATACCACCTTCAGACCTTAGCTTCATTTGTAGCTTATCTGAGgatattaacaaaataataacaaagcaagatttaaatattcaaatttagggaAAAAATGCAGAGCAAACATAgacaaaatgaagaacaaacaaCAGAAAACCCTTCCTCTGATGCATAGAATTGGAAAATGGACATGTTTCCAGGGACTAgtgtaaaaaattttaaatatattgtatataataAACCCGGGAACTAAATAGAAAAGAAGAGTCTTCCTCAAAGATTTTAAAAGGACTTTTATTATGCACTAATAAGCCAATGAAGCCATTTATGCCCGATTACTACAGATAGTTATACATAATTTCTTTTAAGAccatcaaagaaaagaaatgaataACCAAAAGAAAAGGTAAAGGCTCTAATAATAAAACAAGTAAAGAAAAGACAATGCAGTATACCATTGCCGCATAAATTAGCAATAGCTCCAACAACCATGCGTAGGGTTTGAACATCATCAGCTTCAGTAGCTGTCGTAGCTAACAAACTAATCCCACCTTCCTGCATTATAATTTCTTGATTGGCTTCTACAAATCCAGAGAGGAAGCAACGTTAAAAACCAATATTTTTAAAGTCAGATAGATACTTCTCAACccaaaaggaataacattcAAACTACAGAAAAAACCCTTGCACTCTAAGAAAGAAGAATAGATCATTGAGCACTCACCATTCATTGCAAGATTCGCAATGGCACCAGTTGCCACTCTTCAAACAGTTTCGTCGTCAAAGCTTCTAAGAAGCATCAGCAAGGAAGTAAGACCACCAGCTTCAACTATCCTTTTCTGATTTGCCTCTGCTTTTCACATACAAGTGCACAACAATTCTCTGAATTAATGTAACTTTGACTTAGGAGTTGTGTTCTAGTACTAAATAAATGAAATATTGATCTCTGTCCAATGTTAACCACTTATTTTCATTGTTAACAGACCTGTCAAAGATGGGCACTTTTTCTTCTCCGGAGGTGGtttgaaatccaacggcagTGGAGGCTCAAACAGCTTATCTGCAAAGTCCAAAAAGAGCAAACCTAAAGTATCATTTTCTCCACCATGGATCTCTCACACGTGTctttcatatcaatttcaatccTCCAAACCTCACCAATCCATCTACTAGTCACTAGTTGTTCTGCCAGTCGAGGCCAACAAAGCATCGGCACTCTCGCCCAAATGCCCTCAAGGATTGAGTTCCACCCACATTGGGTTACAAACCCTCCCACAGCTTTGTGAGCCAAGACCTCTTCTTGggaaaatttttagttgtgacaggaacactgaaaaatctctcttctTCTTGGGGGGCCCACTCCACTAGCTATTGTTAAGCTATATCAAATTATTGTACATATACTGTAATCTTGTATATTGAATCAAGAACAGAGAAGATAGAGAGAAAAAGACTAGAGAGAAGAACAAtctgatatatttcttaatgAGTAAGTAATTACATGATGAGTTCTTATATATAGTTACATATAACAGCTAACTAACTAACTACAGTAAGATTGTGACAAGTGTCACAATGTTAAAGCACTATACTCTAACATCCCCCATCAAGATCATGCTTTGATGAGCCAAGCATGAGATTGATGCAATGAGTTCTGAAAAGAGGACCACTTAAGCCCTTGGTGAGAATATCGGCAAACTGCTCTTGAGAATACACAAACTGCACAGATAGTTGTTTCTGTGATACCCTTTCTCGAACAAAATGCACGTCGACTTCGATGTGCTTGGTCTTTTGATGCTGAACAGGGTTGAAAGACAAGGCAATGGCTGACAGATTGTCACAAAAGAGTACAGGCACACGAGGTAAGGGAATGTGCAGAAAAGTTAATAACTGTATGATCCAATCCAACTCAGCGGATGTAAACGATAAAGCTCGGTATCCAGCTTCTGTTGAGGATCGAGAAACAGTTTGTTGCTTCTTAGAAGACCAGGAAATCGGATTATTGCCCAAAAAGACCACCAAACCAGTAGTAGATCTCCTGTCATTAGGGTcccctgcccaatcagcatcactaaAAGCCTTCAACTGCAAATCTCCTCTAGTATATGATATACCAAATTGCAGTGTGCCCTTCAGATATCGTAATATGCGTTTAACCGCAGTAAAATGGGACACCATTGGATTCTGCATGAACTGACAAACTTGGTGCATAGAAAAAGCAATGTCGGGCCGTGTAAAAGTAAAGTATTGTAGAGCCCCTACAGTACTTCTATACAACGTAGGATTGGAATAAGGTTCCCCATCCTCCTTGAGTAACCTGTTGTAAGGAAGACATGGTGTATCACACGGTTTGGCTTCAAGCATGTCAGATTTAACCAACAAATCCTCAACATATTTGGTTTGTGACAGAAACAAACCATTTGTAGTCTTAGTGATTTGAATCCCTAAGAAATAGTGGAGTAAGCCTAAGTTCTTGATATCAAACTCAATGGTGAGAGCACTAATAATCTGTGTAATTGCACCAGAAGCATTGCCAGTTATAATGATGTCATTCACATAAAGAAGCAACACCACAATTTCATGACCAACATGCTTAACAAACAAAGATGAGTCAGAATATGTGTTCTCAAATcccaaagaaggaagaaattgagTAAATCGTTCATTCCAGGCCCTAGGAGCCTGTTTGAGACCATATAAAGATTTAAGCAGCTTACACACGAGATGAGGATGGGTTGGATCTTCAAAACCTGGAAGTTGAGACATGTAGACCTCCTCTTGTAGGATGCCATGCTGGAATGCATTTTTAACATCCAATTGGCGAATAGACCAATTAAAATGTGCAGCAAGAGCAAGAACTAACCATACTGTAGTAGGTTTCACTACAGGCTAAAAGTCTCCCCATAATCCAATCCAGGTTCTTGACTGAAGCCCTTAGCAACTAACCGAGCTTTTTGTCTGGCAATAGACCCATCTGAGTGTCTCTTAATCTTGAAAATCCATTTACATCCAACCAGGTTCTTGTGTGCTGGTAAGTGAACAAGACTCCAAGTGCCTTGAGCATGTAAAGCATTAACTTCTTCTTTCATGGCTACTAACCACACAGGTACTTTAATGGCAAACTTATAGCTAGCTGGTTCAACCAAGGATAGATCAGTTCCCCCAGAATCCTGAACACTGGCAGGTAAATCCAAGGCAGAAGATGTTACTGATGATGATGCAGTAATAGATATACGAGAAGGTTGATGAGGTGATTCTGGGATAAATGAGACAACTCTATTGTCTGGAGTAACTAGAGGTACAGGACAGTTGAAACTAGGACAGACTTGTAGTGATGAAACTGTGTTGGAAGATGTAGTCAATAATTCTATGTAGGGAAAATGTTGTTCATCAAAGATAACATGCCTAGAAACAAACACTTTCTTTGTAGACACATGATAGCACAGATAGCCTTTATATTTTGTGGCATACCTAAGGAACACACACTTTGTAGTTTTAGCTTGTAATTTGGTATTATTATATGGTTTGAGGAGAGGAAAACAGGCACATCCAAAAATTCGAAGATGTGTAAGAATTGGATATGTCCCAAATAGGATCTCAAAAGGAGATTTGTGATGAAGTACAACAGTAAGCATTCGATTGATGAGATAGGTGGCTATTTGACAAGTATAAGACTAGAACTGACATGGCAACTTGGCTGTTTGTAGTAGGGTGATAGTGGTTTCAATGATATGCCTATGCTTCCTCTCAGCTACCCCATTTTGTTCAGGGGTATATGGACAAGATAGTTGATATGAAATGCCTTTTTCAAGAAGAaaatgtttcaatttgtggcTGGTATACTCTCCCCCCTATCAGATTGAAGAATTTTAATTGTGGTAGAAAACTGAGTAACAACAAAGGAATGAAAAGCAACAAATGTAGAGAACAAATCAGACTTGTTTATTAAGGGGAAAATCCAGCAATATCTGGTACATTCATCTATAAAGATGGTGTAGTTTTTATAACCATCAACTGATATACATGGTGCAGAACCCCACAAATCAGTATGAATAGTTTCAAAAGGAATGACAGACTTCTTGACATGTTTTGGAAAAGGTAACTTGCTAAATTTCCCTTCTAGACAAGTATGACATAGCATAGGTAATGAGGTTTTGGGAACAGGTACATTAGCTTTATGAAACATCAGAGAGACAACATTATTGGTGGGATGACCTAACCTATGGTGCCACAAATTAGATTGAACAAGTTGTCCAAGAAATGCCTTAGCTTGATTATTCTTCTGGAAATTTGAAGTGGACAAAGAGTGGATAGGATACGGCCCATTACTGCACAAGCCTCTGTAAAGGATCCTCCATGTGgctttgtcctgaatccaaaaacaaaaggcATCAAATATAAGCCAGCAATTATTGTCAAGGCAAATTCGATGTACTGACAACAAGTTCTAAGTTAATTGAGGAACACAGAGCACAGAGTTTAATTTGATTGGAGAAACTAATGTATGAATAGTAGAATGACCAACATAAGATACTTTCAAACCTTCCCCATTTGCAGTGTGAATGGTTTCATTTGTTGGATATGGTGAGGCCAGGGACAGATTAGTCAAATCAGCTATCATATGATTGGTGGCTCCAGAGTCTGTGAGCCACACCTGAGAATGACCTGAAGAACTTGATGACTGAGGTGCAGAATTGAACACTGTGTGCATGGCTTGTATAGGGGGTTGTTGTGCATGAAACTGAGAATGTGTGAATGAGGAATGCTGAGGAGGAGCTTGATATGAATTGTACTGAACAAGTTGTGGTTGCATAGCATAGGAGGACTGTGGAGAAACATAAGTAGTGGTATGCATTCCCATGTAGTTTGGACCCTTATCATTATAGAAGCAATACCAAGTGGTATGATTACTTCGACCACATATGTGACATTTGGTTTTCTCGTGTGAAGAGGCTCCACAGAATGGGGCAGTATGTCCCTCAGAATTGCACAACTGACAAATTTGAAGCATAGGTGTAGAAGGACTTCCAAACTATTGACCAGGAGATGGACCAAGACCTCCAGGATTAGAGTTGGGAAACACATGTGCCATAGGGGAAAACACGGGTCTAGAATTATAAAATCTCGAGCCCTGATTGAAACgacctttgcccttgttcttgttCCCATTATAGGGTTTAAAACCTCTAGTGGCTACCTGAGATTGACCATGATGAGGAGAGAAACCCTGAGACTCAAACGAAGCCCCTTTTGTGTAAGTGGAACCTGTATTAGCAACCATAGCTGTCATAAGAGGATTATGAACTGAATTTTCAACAATGATTTCCTCTGCAAGTAACTGTGATCGAAAATCTTTCAGTGAAATCACACTTTCACTCCCCCTGATAACACACCTGAAAGTGTTATACTCAGTAGGTAAACCATTCAAAGCAAGAATAACAATGTCTTCATCCGCAAAATAGACCCCAGCATCAGACAAATAGTCCCTAGCTTCCTTAATGCAATGAAGATATTGAGAAATCGAATCGGACCCCTTTTTAATTGTTTGCAAATTGGATTTCATCTTAAAAATGCTAGTCCTAGATACAGTGGAGAATTGTTCCTTTAACCTAATCCACAGATCCTTGGAGCTAGTACTACCAATCGCACAGGACATAGCAATAGGTGATAAAGTGGCAGTAATCAATTGCATAATAGCTctatcatgcattttccataCTATGTATTCATCagtcggagaagaagaaaagatacCAGATTCACCTGAGGACGAAGCATATTGAGATGGACATGCGATCGAACCATCAACATACCCCATGATGCCATTGTTGTCAAGCAAAAGTTGCATCTGGAAGTGCCAATTGAGATAGTTCGAATCATCAAGTTTGACATTAACCGACGTAGAAATGGAGGAAATCAGGCCCGTAATCGGAGATTGAAGTAGTTGGAGTTGCGAAGCAGTCACCATCGTGAATTCAAGATCAACTTGTCAGTGAGACAATACAACAAACACTAGGTGTGCAGAATTCAGCAAGTACCGAGGAAGAATAGAAGAACGAtacgaaaccctagaaattgcaGAAAGTAGAAATTGGAGAAGACGAAGTCGGATCGGAGAAAGAAAACCAATCTGAATCAAAGAAGGCGGAAGTCACAGAGGATCGAATCTTCAAGCGTAAGCAACAatggcgattgataccatgttaagctATATCAAATGATTGTACATATACTGTAATCTTGTATATTGAATCAAGAACAgaggagatagagagaaagagactagagagaagttagagagagagaagaacaatctgatatatttcttaatgAGTAAGTAATTACATGATGAGTTCTTATATATAGTTACATATAACAGCTAACTAACTAACTACAGTAAGATTGTGACAAGTGTCACAATGTTAAAGCACTATACTCTAACAGCTATAAGACCCCAATCTTTGGTAACCATCTCCAGCTCCATCGGAATCACGTGCTCTCCTTGCTCCCCCGAAAGCGTATCTGACCGCACCACCCATATAAATTGTTTCCCGCAACTGACCAAGCCGTGCCAAAGTTCAAACAATTAGTCATGTGTCAGCATCACCAAGCTGCCAAAGCTAACATAAATAACAGATCTCACTTGTTCAGAGTCCAACCACACCATGCAACGACAGTATTCTTGGCGTAAACTTGGGGGAAAAGTGTGGCTATGTGGGAGAGAATTGAGGCTTCGAGGCCGTCGAAGGCGTTGACTATTAAAGTAGAAGCACGAGTAATAGCTTTTGGTCTCTTCCATGAAAAATTTGGTAATTGGGTGGTCGATTGGATATTTGCAAAAGCTTTTGGTCAATTTGTCTTCCTAATTTTACTAGCCTCTCTTTGATTCTCACTTGCCTAACTCTATACTGCTATATcgtaaaaataaagaataaagaatTGCAAGATTTTGTTGTCAAGCATCAATATAgttctttatattttgattAACAGCTATTATAAAAGAGGTTTGAACTCAAAGACTTCATCTCATAAAGTGGAAAATAATCATGTCCTATGATATCAAAAATGCTACTCTAATCACATCTTCTATTTGTACTAGTTTATGTATTGATGGGCTCTATCTCCATTAAAAATGTGATACAAATGTGGTatgaaaaatacaataaatttaACATTACTCATTGTTGTAGACGTGTAGCTATCACTACAtatattattattgatgctaatcagtgttctaaaaaacggcCTAGGCGGCGCCTAGGCACTGGGCGGTGGAGCTCCAACCTGATTTAGACCAAAACGTTCAGTTAGGCGGGGAGGACTTAGGCAGTCGCCTAGGCGCTGGCTAGGTGCCTGAGGTGAGCTAGGCGGTGCTAGGCGGCAATCTAGGCGGTTTGAATCTCATTGCAAATCCCAaactttgctacaattttaGCAACGAATCTACAACTTCCGATCTCGTACGTAGCAGCAGAGCCCCTACGAATTTTTGCAGCTCGTCTTTGTGAAGATGAGGGAAGAGCGAGTTAAGCTCAGATTGGGCACTATCATGAATATTTCTAGTAGAAGTTACCTGCAAAGGAGATGCATGCACCATGAAACTTGTATCCAAAAGATCTAGCCAAATCAAATATCAGTGCTTACCTTTGCTCTCTGTTCTTCGACTTCTGAAGTTAGGTTGTCAATTTGTGTTCTCAAAGAAGCTAATTGAGTCTCTGAAGATGCAAGTTCCTTTATAGCAGCTTCTTTTTCCATAATAAGCTTCTCTTTTTCATTCTCATGCCCCTAGCACTGAATAAAATCATGTCACAAAATGAGGGAAAAGAGTCTGAGAGAAGAGTCTGAGAGAgtgcgaagagagagagaaagagagagagacttcAAACATTTCTATGTGGTACTGGTAGCAAACTGGGATCTCAAATCCAAGatggttttaacttttaattatgAAATTGAAAACCATGGGATGGTTTTAATGATGAAAACCACCTTGGGTGGACGACTGATGGTTTTAATGGTGAGGGGATGACTAatggttttaatttttaataatgaaAACCACTCACTATGTgaggtttttatatttttaaaagtttgggatatattatatatatatataaatgttatataaattataaattatttaaataatatttgatttttttttcataggcaagtatattatatatttacataaaatatttacatatgtatgttcttctataagaaataacatattagtcaagaattatttacatttgatatagtaaatttaattaattcataaaatatataagaaatttacctaaatccgcctaggccgcctagactgtgcctagccgcctaggcgctaggcgctagttcACCGCctaactagcgcctagcgttttttagaaccttgatgctgatttttttttttttagggttacgTACCCTTTAAAACGTTATCATTTTGACACATGGCATCATGATGTCCAACTCAAgcaaaattttaattgaattaaaaagaaatttggaaaagaaaacgaGAGAAGAATGAGTGTGTATGTGACCTAAGAAGGGGACGTGGCCTTGTTGAATGAGATTTGGAATGCAGGAGCAAGACCAGAAGCCACAACCGTTGATGATGGAGATAGCCATGACGGGAACGATGACCTTCTCTGCCACATCAATTGCGAAACACATGAATTCATCTGTTATGACACAACTCAAAGGAGGACAGCGAGTGGTGGTCGAACCATACGACTCGTCGTTCCTTGTGGTTAGGGTTATGAGCAAATCACGTTGTTTGGGTTAGTAtttgaataatgggctagattGAAAGAAGGCCTAAAGATGTCAAAACAAGGAGAATCTACCCGAAGCCTAGCATCAAGCCCAAAAGCAAACTGAAGCATTCTCAGCCAAAACATAAGCCACGTGTTTATGAAGGAAGTGACAAATGATGGAGATCAACCTACTATCAGCCAAAAAACACTTtctacaagtaaaaagctgatgactcactaccctaccaaattgtaaaagcactagagttccaccatcaccttaacaatcctatgtaatTTTGCTAACTACTTATGAATTGCACATGCAACTTTGAATGTTACGTTTTTCTAATGCATATTTTCCTCCTGATATGCAAgtaagaacgtatatctaacattcAATCTGTCTGTGatattcaaatcaaatgtaaacatgcatgactcattaaaatttgtgaaaaccctttgaaaaccATGCAACACCTAAGAGTGTGATATTCGCCAtaaatgaaattacaattatcaatcataAGAAGCCATAGTCACTCCTTCGGTGATATTGCAACcgaattgcatccaattacttatctaaacatcctaatggtgatcaagcactAAGAAATAAGAATAGTTTAAACgcaatgattaataattcaaaatatgcatgcataatatcataagcaattaaataaagactgcctattcatgctaaggctcatggCCTCACCCTAACAAAAGCAATTAGTTATGCACAACCATACAACAAATTATTATTGAAAACATAGATAAAAAAACACCTGGTAAATAAACTTCAATCATCAAAAGCTCTCTAAGTCGAATTCTCCAAAGTAGTGCGCAGagaaccctaatggctaaatagccttagttatactaatacaaaataaaattctttCCAGAAAAAATTCTTCTAAAAAGTAGAAAACAAATAACTTAAGAGAAACTAGGAAACTTAATCCTAATCAAATATGGAAAATCTACCCAGCCACAAATCAGTCACGTTTCTGGAGCTTCAAGGTTTCAAAACAAGCCCAAAATGACTTGAATTAAAGATTAGGACATCCTCTCCAAGTTCCAAGAAAAGCCCAAGACCAAAAACCATCATCTTCCAGCCTAAAAGTTGCAAATAAACCCAAAAAAGATCATTTTGTCAGCACTGAGCGCTGCTCttttatttcatcgccataaAGTATCCACTTGGTAAAAAATTCTGAAACTTTGCTATGAACAAGTTGAAAGACTAACGAACAACCTCCAATTAGAATCACttcaaaattcat encodes:
- the LOC108173214 gene encoding uncharacterized mitochondrial protein AtMg00810-like yields the protein MSQLPGFEDPTHPHLVCKLLKSLYGLKQAPRAWNERFTQFLPSLGFENTYSDSSLFVKHVGHEIVVLLLYVNDIIITGNASGAITQIISALTIEFDIKNLGLLHYFLGIQITKTTNGLFLSQTKYVEDLLVKSDMLEAKPCDTPCLPYNRLLKEDGEPYSNPTLYRSTVGALQYFTFTRPDIAFSMHQVCQFMQNPMVSHFTAVKRILRYLKGTLQFGISYTRGDLQLKAFSDADWAGDPNDRRSTTGLVVFLGNNPISWSSKKQQTVSRSSTEAGYRALSFTSAELDWIIQLLTFLHIPLPRVPVLFCDNLSAIALSFNPVQHQKTKHIEVDVHFVRERVSQKQLSVQFVYSQEQFADILTKGLSGPLFRTHCINLMLGSSKHDLDGGYKLFEPPLPLDFKPPPEKKKCPSLTEANQKRIVEAGGLTSLLMLLRSFDDETV